A window from Tenacibaculum singaporense encodes these proteins:
- a CDS encoding thrombospondin type 3 repeat-containing protein, which produces MKKITLLFLFTIPLFCFGQSYKYHRVKDLGNSISVATESFCNDLGSKHHKLNIYLVSKLEINEVYYFQDVDGQNFYGKIIQAEDSSDQDADEFINESNVSDIIDITCNTDTDGDGINDTEDNCPNTSNANQNDIDNDGIGDACDSQDNRDSDGDGVQNWQDNCPNQAGPSSNNGCPVGDPDFVVASMSINAGGTYTSTDTSGALTLRTNQNHKFCVNIKNIGAATGTINNTALILTNSSSLNSSSIVANLPYPSSSLNIAPNQTKEMCSEIYIWDNYLGYNLSNFNYLHAIADYHGNTSESNESNNQAYASANSSSSKTPTQLTIHDVNGNKIKETTINNKIEETNVIKNLPEGFYFIDKDGKKSKIYKKNK; this is translated from the coding sequence ATGAAAAAAATTACCTTATTATTTTTATTCACTATTCCTTTATTCTGTTTTGGTCAATCATACAAATACCACAGAGTTAAAGATTTAGGAAACTCAATTTCTGTTGCAACTGAATCATTTTGTAATGATCTAGGTTCGAAACACCATAAACTAAATATATATTTAGTTTCTAAATTAGAAATAAATGAAGTTTACTATTTTCAGGATGTAGATGGTCAAAATTTTTATGGAAAAATAATACAGGCTGAAGATAGTTCAGATCAAGATGCTGATGAGTTCATAAATGAGAGCAATGTTAGTGATATAATAGATATTACTTGTAATACGGACACCGATGGAGATGGAATAAATGATACTGAAGACAACTGCCCTAACACTTCAAATGCAAATCAAAATGACATCGATAATGACGGTATTGGTGATGCATGCGACTCACAAGACAATAGAGACTCAGATGGTGATGGGGTACAAAACTGGCAAGACAACTGCCCTAACCAAGCAGGTCCTTCTTCTAACAATGGGTGTCCTGTTGGTGACCCTGATTTTGTTGTCGCTAGTATGTCTATCAATGCAGGAGGAACTTATACGAGTACAGACACATCTGGAGCATTAACTCTAAGAACCAACCAAAACCATAAATTCTGTGTTAATATTAAAAACATAGGAGCTGCAACCGGTACAATTAATAATACAGCTTTAATTCTAACAAACAGCTCAAGCTTGAATAGTTCAAGTATTGTAGCTAACCTTCCTTATCCTAGCTCTTCGTTAAACATAGCTCCAAACCAAACTAAAGAGATGTGCTCAGAAATATATATATGGGATAATTACTTAGGATATAACCTTTCAAACTTTAATTATTTACATGCTATAGCAGATTACCATGGAAATACGTCTGAATCTAATGAGAGTAACAATCAGGCTTACGCTAGTGCTAACTCCTCTTCTTCAAAAACACCTACTCAGTTGACTATTCATGATGTAAACGGGAATAAGATTAAAGAAACTACTATCAACAATAAAATAGAAGAAACTAATGTTATTAAAAACCTACCTGAAGGTTTCTATTTTATTGATAAAGACGGTAAAAAAAGTAAAATTTATAAAAAGAATAAATAA
- a CDS encoding universal stress protein, with translation MKKILVPIDFSKPSEYASKLASTIAKKANSEVHLLHMVELPTGFVDMGSGTNFSIPESMLYIRKVRDRMLDYKKQFFPKNNNIKHAIRFQTPFDGIQDYSKKNGTDLIIMGAKGHTNLEEILIGSNTEKIVRNSDIPVIVTKKNEDHFIPKNLVFASSFKPEKTQAFERFLDFAQNFDSKIHLLKINTPQKFENTQETNKRIKKFIAKYDLKNYTINVYNDSSIEKGILNFSNKINADIIALATHGRSGLAHIFNGSITKHLSKKSIKPMLTFKV, from the coding sequence ATGAAAAAAATACTAGTACCAATCGATTTTTCAAAACCTTCGGAATATGCTTCGAAGCTTGCCTCGACAATAGCTAAAAAAGCTAATAGCGAAGTTCACCTACTTCATATGGTTGAACTTCCTACTGGATTTGTAGACATGGGATCAGGGACTAATTTTAGTATTCCTGAAAGCATGTTGTATATTAGAAAAGTTCGTGACAGAATGCTTGATTACAAAAAACAGTTTTTTCCAAAAAACAACAATATCAAACATGCTATCCGATTTCAAACTCCCTTTGATGGAATTCAAGATTACTCTAAAAAGAATGGAACTGATCTCATTATTATGGGAGCTAAAGGTCACACAAATTTAGAGGAAATTCTTATAGGCTCTAACACCGAGAAAATTGTAAGAAATTCTGACATCCCAGTTATCGTTACTAAAAAAAACGAGGATCATTTCATTCCTAAAAACCTTGTATTTGCTTCAAGCTTTAAACCTGAAAAAACACAAGCTTTTGAACGATTTTTAGACTTTGCTCAGAATTTTGACAGCAAAATTCATCTATTAAAAATAAACACTCCTCAAAAATTTGAAAATACTCAAGAAACCAACAAACGAATTAAAAAATTTATCGCAAAATATGATTTAAAAAACTACACTATTAACGTTTACAACGATTCTTCAATCGAAAAAGGAATTTTAAACTTTTCCAATAAGATTAATGCAGACATTATTGCGTTAGCAACCCACGGAAGAAGTGGTTTAGCTCACATTTTTAATGGAAGTATTACTAAGCATTTATCTAAAAAATCAATAAAACCTATGCTTACCTTCAAAGTTTAA
- the rimP gene encoding ribosome assembly cofactor RimP, producing MNQERVKELLQEALQENESLYLIDLQFLADNKIKVIVDGDSGVPLSECIRISRNIEHNLDREEEDFSLEVTTPDIAQPLTVKRQYKKNINRILKVKTAIEEFEGTLTEVTEDNITLQWKTREPKPIGKGKHTVEKTKTLAYQDIKEAKVKIIF from the coding sequence ATGAATCAAGAACGAGTTAAAGAATTATTACAAGAAGCCTTACAAGAAAACGAATCGTTATATTTAATAGATTTACAATTCTTGGCAGACAATAAAATAAAAGTAATAGTAGACGGTGACTCTGGTGTGCCTCTAAGCGAATGTATTCGTATTAGTAGAAATATAGAGCATAATTTAGATAGAGAAGAAGAAGATTTTTCGTTAGAAGTTACAACACCAGATATCGCTCAGCCATTAACTGTTAAGCGTCAGTATAAAAAGAATATTAATAGAATTCTAAAAGTTAAAACAGCAATTGAAGAATTCGAAGGAACATTAACCGAGGTAACGGAAGATAATATCACGTTACAATGGAAAACAAGAGAACCTAAACCAATAGGTAAAGGGAAACATACGGTAGAGAAAACAAAGACACTAGCGTATCAAGATATTAAAGAAGCAAAAGTGAAGATCATATTTTAA
- the nusA gene encoding transcription termination factor NusA, whose amino-acid sequence MENIALIESFSEFKDNKSIDRVTLMSILEEVFRAALKRRFGSDENFDIIINPDKGDLEIWRNRVVVADGMSEDDNEEIELSEARKIEPDFEIGEDVSEEVKLVDLGRRAILALRQNLISKIHEHDSTNVFKQFKDLEGEIYSAEVHHIRHNAVILLDDEGNEIVLPKSEQIRSDFFRKGDAVRGVIKSVELRGNKPAIILSRTSPAFLVKLFEQEIPEVFDGLITIEGVARIPGDKAKIAVDSYDDRIDPVGACVGVKGSRIHGIVRELGNENIDVINYTKNEQLFVARALSPAKVTSVDIQMYEEEKNGKKGRVNVLLKPEEVSKAIGRAGVNIRLASELTGYEIDVQREGIEEEDVELTEFSDEIEAWVIEEFKKIGLDTAKSVLEKDVSMLVQRTDLEEETILDVQRILREEFEE is encoded by the coding sequence ATGGAAAATATTGCGTTAATAGAATCATTTTCGGAGTTTAAAGATAATAAAAGCATAGACAGAGTAACATTAATGTCTATCTTAGAAGAAGTATTTCGTGCTGCCTTAAAACGTAGATTTGGGTCAGATGAAAACTTTGATATCATTATCAACCCAGATAAAGGAGATTTAGAGATTTGGAGAAACCGTGTGGTGGTAGCAGATGGAATGTCTGAAGACGATAATGAGGAAATTGAACTTTCAGAAGCAAGAAAAATAGAGCCAGATTTTGAAATTGGTGAAGATGTTTCTGAAGAAGTAAAGTTAGTAGATTTAGGTAGACGCGCTATTTTAGCATTGCGTCAAAACTTAATTTCTAAAATTCACGAACACGATAGTACAAACGTTTTCAAGCAATTTAAAGATTTAGAAGGAGAAATTTATAGTGCAGAAGTGCACCATATTCGTCATAATGCTGTAATTTTGTTGGATGACGAAGGAAACGAGATTGTTTTACCAAAGAGTGAGCAAATTCGTTCTGACTTCTTTAGAAAAGGAGATGCAGTTAGAGGAGTGATAAAATCAGTAGAGTTAAGAGGTAACAAACCAGCTATTATTTTATCAAGAACTTCGCCAGCGTTCTTAGTGAAACTATTTGAACAAGAAATTCCTGAAGTTTTCGACGGTTTAATTACTATTGAAGGTGTTGCACGAATTCCTGGAGACAAAGCAAAAATAGCAGTAGATTCTTACGATGATAGAATTGATCCTGTTGGAGCTTGTGTTGGTGTAAAAGGTTCTCGTATTCACGGTATCGTTCGTGAATTAGGAAACGAAAATATAGACGTAATCAATTATACGAAAAACGAACAGTTATTCGTAGCAAGAGCATTAAGTCCTGCAAAAGTAACTTCTGTAGACATTCAAATGTATGAAGAAGAGAAAAACGGTAAAAAAGGACGCGTAAACGTTTTGTTAAAACCAGAAGAAGTATCAAAAGCAATTGGTAGAGCAGGTGTTAACATTCGTTTAGCAAGTGAATTAACAGGGTACGAAATAGATGTTCAGAGAGAAGGAATTGAAGAAGAGGATGTAGAATTAACAGAATTCTCTGACGAAATCGAAGCTTGGGTAATTGAAGAATTCAAGAAAATAGGTTTAGATACTGCAAAGAGTGTTTTAGAAAAAGACGTGTCAATGTTAGTACAAAGAACCGATTTAGAAGAAGAAACAATTTTAGATGTTCAACGAATTTTAAGAGAAGAGTTCGAAGAATAA
- the infB gene encoding translation initiation factor IF-2: protein MAEGKKLRLNKVLRELNISLDRAVEHLAKNGYEIEARPTTKISDKEYQILFDGFQTDKSKKVASKEVSEEKKKEKEAIRQQLEQEQERKRLEEEAKKQEVLKAKAEKLELKTVGKIDVETGKAVEDKPEVVKSEPTKKEEKVEEPKKEEPVQPVQETKKVEESVKVEEKKPEPPKTEKPKEKTVDTPKKEVKKEQPIEVKKTVEKKVKEVKQSEKETEVTPENAEKIKTQYKKLEGPNFTGQKIDLKQFERPKKKKPEANKTDGDKKKRKRISKPGTPGTGAKPQGNNRGGGQNRGGQRGGNRGGQRGRRPSAAPKEELTEAQIQKQVRETLEKLQGKSKKGKGAKYRRDKRDAHRQQSEAELQAAQAESKVLKVTEFVTVSEVATMMDVPVTQIISSCMMLGMMVTMNQRLDAETLQIVAEEFNYTVEFVGAEVEESIEEVEDKPEDLITRAPIITVMGHVDHGKTSLLDYIRNANVIEGESGGITQHIGAYAVKVGDQKIAFLDTPGHEAFTAMRARGAQVTDLVIIVVAADDDVMPQTKEAISHAQAAGVPIIFAINKIDKPNANPDNIKTQLSSMNLLVEDWGGNIQSQEISAKTGQGVDELLEKVLLEAEVLELKANPNKNANGAVVEALLDKGRGYVSTILVQAGTLKIGDYILAGKHSGKVRAMFDDKGRKVKEAGPSTPVSILGLDGAPQAGDKFNVFEDEREAKQIAAKRSQLQREQSVRTQKTLTLAEIGRRIALGDFKELNIILKGDVDGSVEALTDSFQKLSTEEIQVNIIHKGVGAITESDVLLATASDAIIVGFNVRPQGNARSVADREEVDIRTYSIIYDAINDLKDAMEGMLSPEMKEEVLGNVEIREVYKISKIGNIAGCMVMTGKITRDSKVRVIRDGIVVHDGVLASLKRFKDDVKEVTKGYDCGLQIKGYNDIKEGDTLEAYTEVAVKKKLK from the coding sequence ATGGCTGAAGGCAAAAAATTAAGACTAAATAAGGTTTTAAGAGAACTAAACATTTCTTTAGATAGAGCTGTAGAACACCTAGCTAAAAATGGCTATGAGATAGAAGCTCGCCCTACTACCAAAATATCAGATAAAGAATATCAAATTTTATTTGATGGTTTTCAAACTGATAAATCTAAAAAGGTGGCCTCTAAAGAAGTTAGCGAAGAAAAGAAAAAAGAGAAAGAGGCAATTCGTCAGCAATTAGAGCAAGAGCAAGAAAGAAAACGATTAGAAGAAGAAGCTAAAAAACAAGAAGTTTTAAAAGCCAAAGCTGAAAAGTTAGAACTTAAAACAGTAGGTAAGATAGATGTTGAAACAGGTAAAGCTGTTGAAGATAAACCTGAGGTAGTAAAATCAGAGCCTACAAAAAAAGAGGAGAAAGTAGAGGAACCTAAGAAAGAAGAACCTGTTCAACCAGTTCAAGAAACTAAAAAAGTGGAAGAATCTGTAAAGGTTGAAGAGAAAAAGCCAGAGCCTCCAAAAACTGAAAAGCCAAAAGAAAAAACAGTTGATACTCCTAAAAAGGAAGTAAAAAAAGAACAGCCTATAGAAGTAAAAAAGACTGTTGAAAAAAAGGTTAAAGAGGTGAAGCAATCAGAAAAAGAAACTGAGGTTACTCCAGAGAACGCTGAGAAAATTAAAACTCAGTACAAGAAATTAGAAGGTCCTAATTTTACAGGTCAAAAAATTGATTTAAAACAATTTGAAAGACCAAAAAAGAAAAAACCAGAAGCTAATAAGACAGACGGAGATAAGAAGAAGCGTAAGAGAATTAGTAAACCTGGAACTCCTGGAACTGGAGCAAAACCACAAGGAAATAATAGGGGAGGAGGTCAAAACCGAGGAGGCCAAAGAGGTGGAAACCGAGGAGGTCAAAGAGGTAGAAGACCAAGTGCAGCTCCGAAAGAAGAACTAACAGAAGCACAAATCCAAAAACAAGTTAGAGAAACCTTAGAAAAACTTCAAGGTAAATCTAAAAAAGGGAAAGGTGCTAAATATCGTAGAGATAAAAGAGATGCTCACCGTCAGCAAAGTGAAGCTGAATTACAAGCAGCACAAGCTGAAAGTAAGGTGTTAAAAGTAACAGAATTCGTTACTGTAAGTGAAGTAGCTACGATGATGGATGTTCCTGTTACTCAAATTATTTCTAGTTGTATGATGCTAGGAATGATGGTAACAATGAACCAACGTTTAGATGCTGAAACATTACAAATTGTTGCAGAAGAATTTAACTATACTGTAGAGTTTGTTGGAGCTGAAGTAGAGGAATCTATAGAAGAAGTAGAAGACAAACCAGAAGATTTAATAACTCGTGCACCTATTATTACGGTAATGGGACACGTAGATCACGGTAAAACATCATTATTAGATTACATCCGTAACGCGAATGTTATTGAAGGTGAATCAGGAGGTATCACGCAGCACATTGGTGCTTATGCAGTGAAGGTAGGAGATCAGAAAATAGCCTTCTTAGATACCCCAGGTCACGAAGCCTTTACAGCGATGCGTGCTCGTGGAGCTCAAGTAACGGATTTAGTTATTATTGTAGTAGCTGCCGATGATGATGTAATGCCGCAAACAAAAGAGGCGATTTCTCACGCGCAAGCGGCAGGAGTGCCAATTATTTTCGCAATAAACAAGATAGATAAGCCTAACGCGAATCCAGATAATATTAAAACACAACTTTCTTCTATGAATTTATTAGTAGAAGATTGGGGAGGTAACATTCAATCACAAGAAATTTCTGCTAAAACAGGACAAGGTGTTGATGAGTTATTAGAAAAAGTATTATTAGAAGCGGAAGTATTAGAGTTAAAAGCAAATCCTAATAAAAATGCAAACGGAGCTGTAGTTGAAGCTTTATTAGATAAAGGTAGAGGGTATGTATCTACAATATTAGTACAAGCAGGTACATTAAAAATTGGAGATTACATCTTAGCAGGAAAACATAGTGGAAAAGTAAGGGCTATGTTTGATGATAAAGGAAGAAAAGTAAAAGAAGCAGGACCTTCTACGCCAGTATCAATTTTAGGTTTAGATGGTGCACCACAAGCAGGTGATAAATTTAATGTATTTGAAGATGAGCGTGAAGCTAAGCAAATAGCAGCAAAACGTTCTCAATTACAACGTGAACAATCTGTTAGAACGCAAAAAACATTAACGCTTGCAGAAATTGGTCGTCGTATTGCATTAGGAGACTTCAAAGAGTTAAATATCATCTTAAAAGGAGATGTGGATGGTTCGGTAGAAGCGTTAACAGATTCGTTCCAAAAACTATCTACAGAAGAAATTCAAGTGAATATTATTCACAAAGGAGTTGGAGCAATTACAGAATCTGACGTGTTATTAGCAACTGCTTCAGATGCAATTATCGTTGGGTTTAACGTACGTCCGCAAGGAAATGCACGTTCGGTAGCAGATAGAGAAGAAGTTGATATTAGAACTTACTCAATCATTTATGATGCTATCAACGACCTGAAAGATGCAATGGAAGGAATGTTATCTCCTGAAATGAAAGAAGAAGTTCTTGGTAATGTTGAAATTAGAGAAGTTTATAAAATTTCTAAGATTGGTAACATTGCAGGATGTATGGTGATGACAGGGAAAATTACAAGAGACTCTAAAGTTCGTGTAATTAGAGATGGAATTGTAGTTCATGATGGTGTATTAGCTTCATTAAAACGTTTTAAAGACGATGTTAAGGAAGTAACTAAAGGATACGATTGTGGTCTTCAAATTAAAGGATATAACGATATTAAAGAAGGAGATACATTAGAAGCTTATACTGAAGTAGCAGTTAAGAAAAAACTTAAGTAA
- a CDS encoding zinc metalloprotease translates to MKRIFLTMAIAAGILVGCQTNEQNPDLEPEADVTTLQKAEKQCFANDVLEANMANDPSLKSKMENIENFTASYLQKVKSGDVQARLVNGKIQIPVVYHVIYRQASENLSLSVLQDQIDALNEDFNMQNPNRGAMPAEFAGVEANVNIDFVIEDVIRVQNTKKRSWRPDDSMKFTSSGGSDVVNPQEFLNIWIVNVMPYRGGQILGYAQFPGGSWSTDGVVLAHSFVGRNQRTATHEVGHYLNLRHIWGDGGCGASDFVADTPDADGNSRGCPTYPVIECGSANMTMNFMDYSDDSCMYMFTEGQKARMDAVFAPGGFRATMAD, encoded by the coding sequence ATGAAAAGAATTTTTCTTACCATGGCAATTGCTGCTGGAATTTTAGTAGGTTGCCAAACAAACGAGCAAAATCCAGATTTAGAACCAGAGGCAGATGTAACAACGTTGCAAAAAGCAGAAAAACAATGTTTTGCTAATGATGTTTTAGAGGCAAATATGGCTAATGATCCTAGCTTAAAAAGCAAAATGGAAAATATTGAAAACTTTACAGCATCTTACTTACAAAAAGTTAAATCTGGAGATGTTCAAGCTAGGTTAGTAAATGGAAAAATACAAATACCAGTAGTTTATCACGTAATTTATCGTCAAGCAAGTGAAAACTTATCGTTATCAGTATTACAAGACCAAATTGATGCATTAAATGAAGATTTTAACATGCAGAATCCAAACAGAGGGGCAATGCCTGCTGAGTTTGCTGGAGTTGAAGCAAATGTAAATATCGATTTTGTTATTGAGGACGTAATTAGAGTTCAAAATACAAAAAAGAGAAGCTGGAGACCAGATGATTCAATGAAATTCACTTCTTCAGGAGGTAGTGATGTTGTTAATCCACAAGAATTTTTAAACATTTGGATTGTTAACGTTATGCCATATAGAGGAGGTCAAATTTTAGGGTATGCACAATTCCCTGGGGGTAGCTGGTCTACAGATGGTGTAGTTTTAGCACATAGTTTTGTTGGTCGTAATCAAAGAACGGCTACGCATGAAGTTGGTCACTACTTAAACTTACGTCACATTTGGGGTGATGGTGGATGTGGTGCTAGCGACTTTGTTGCTGATACTCCTGATGCTGATGGAAATAGTAGAGGATGTCCTACTTACCCAGTAATTGAATGCGGAAGTGCTAATATGACTATGAACTTTATGGATTATTCTGATGATAGCTGTATGTATATGTTTACAGAAGGTCAAAAAGCTAGAATGGATGCAGTATTTGCTCCAGGAGGATTTAGAGCTACTATGGCAGACTAA